The window AAAGCTAAGAAGAAAcggaaagaagagggaaagagtcGAACCACCCCTCCTGAGCGACCGTTGACTGAGGTGAAGGCTGAGACTTGGGCCGAGGAGGCCCcggagaagaagagggagaagccCAAGTCCCTCCGAACCACAGCGCCCAGTCACGCCAAGTTCCGCTCTACCGGACTAGAGCTGGAGACCCCGTCTTTGGGGCCTGTGAAGAAGAATGCCAGTGCAGTGGTGGTTTCTGACAAGTACAACCTTAAACCCATCCCCCTCAAGCGTCAGAGTTCCACAGCTGCCGCAGGAGTTGCTGTGCCCCGTGCAGAGGAGAAATACAAGCCACTCAACACAACACCCAGTGCCACCAAAGAGCTCAAAGTGAAGATCATCCCGCCACAGCCTGTGGAGGGCCTGGGCTTTCTGTATGCGCTCAATTCAGCCCCTGTTCCAGGCATCAAAattaagaagaagaaggaggtgcTGTCAGCCACAGCTGCCAAGCCAAGCCCATTTGAAGGGAAAACGAGCACAGAACCGAGCACAGCCAAACCTTCTTCCCCAGAGCCAGCACCTCCTTCTGAGGCTATGGACACAGAACGTCCAAGGACCCCAGTTCCCCCTGTTGAAGTCCCAGAGCTCATGGATACTGCCTCTTTGGAGCCAGGAGCTCTGGATGCAAAGCCAGTGGAGAGTCCCGGATATCCTAGCCAGCTGACCCGGAAAGGCAGGAAGAGGAAAGCTGTGACCTGGCCTGAGAAGGGCAAACGGAGCGAGCATTTCTATTTTGAACTGGATGCAACTGAACGAGTGAATGTGAATAAGATCAAGGACTTTGGCGAGGCAGCTAAGCGAGAGATACTGTCAGACCGACGCGAGTTTGAGACGGCCCGGCGTCTGAGCCACGACAACATGGAGGAGAAGGTGCCCTGGGTGTGCCCCCGGCCCCTGGTGCTGCCCTTGCCTCTTGTCACCCCTGGAAGCAACAGCCAGGAGCGGTACATCCAGGCTGAGCGGGAGAAGGGGATCCTTCAGGAGCTCTTCCTGAGCAAGGAAAGTCCTCACGAGCCTGATCCTGAGCCCTATGAGCCTATCCCCCCCAAACTCATCCCCCTAGATGAGGAATGTTCCATGGATGAGACCCCATATGTTGAGACCCTGGAGCCTGGGGGAACCGGTGGCTCACCCGTTGGGGCAGGCGGTTCCAAGTTGCCTCCTGTTCTGGCCAATCTTATGAGAAGCATGGGTGCCGGGAAGAGCCCCCAgggtcctggaggaggaggcatcAATGTGCAGGAGATCCTCACCTTCATCATGGGTAGCCCTAACAGTCATCCCTCAGAGGAACTGCTGAAGCAACCAGACTATTCAGACAAGATCAAGCAGATGCCGGTGCCTCATGGACTCTTAGGCCCTGGTCCCATAGCCAATGGTTTCCCACCGGGAGGCCCTGGGGGCCCCAAGGGCATGCAGCACTTCCCCCCTGGGCCTGGCGGACCTATGCCAGGTCCCCATGGGGGCCCTGGGGGtcctggtgggccagtgggtcCACATCTCCTgggtcccccaccccctccctggggGGGTGATCCCTTCTGGGATGGCCCAGGTGACCCCATGTGGGGTGGCCCAATGCATGGGGGACAAGGTCCGGTGCCATACCATAGAGGCCGTGGTTGCCAAGGCGGGAGTGGACCACCTCCTCCTCCATTCCGAGGGGCCAGAGGAGGTCGCTCTGCAGGAGGACCTCCAAATGGACGAGGGGGCCCTGGTGGGGGCATGGTCGGAGGTGGTGGGCATCGTCCCCATGAAGGCCCTGGTGGCGGCATGAGCAGTGGCAGCGGACATCGTCCCCATGAAGGCCCTGGCAGTGGCATGGGCGGTGGGCATCGCCCCCACGAAGGCCCTGGTGGCGGTGGCATGGGTGGTGGCAGTGGCCATCGTCCTCATGAAGGCCCTGGTGGAGGAATGGGTGCTGGTGGTGGATATTGGCCCCATGAAGGCCCTGGACATGGGGGACCCCATGGCCACTGGCCTCATGGTGGCCCTGGTCACCGAGGCCACGACCATCGAGGGCCACCCCCTCACGAGCACTGTGGCCATGATGGCCCTGGCCATGGCAGAGGGGGCCACCGAGGGCATGATGGAGGCCACAGCCGTGGAGGAGACATGTCAAATCGCCCTGTTTGTCGACATTTCATGAAGAAGGGTAACTGCCGCTATGAGAACAACTGTGCCTTCTACCACCCGGGTGTCAATGGGCCCCCCCTGCCCTAGGGACCACCTGCCCGCCCCGCCCACACTCCTGTGAACTGCAGCCTTGCTCCTTCCACCCTTTTATGGCTTCTGTGAGGCCCATTTTCCCCTTTCTCCAGCTGATGAGGAGCCGGCCCCCTCAGTGCCCACCTGCCTGGGTTCCTGGGGGTTTTCTGATCACTGGTGTGCATTGATGTACACATTTTCCTCCAGTATGGGGAGGAGAGAGACCGGACACATTCTGTACCCTGGACTGCTGAAGAGGAGACCCGGTTGGCTTCACTTTTTGAGATTTGCCCTTTATGCCAAGCGCCTCTCCGGTATTACCCTTTATGCCTGAGAACCTAAATAAAGCTGGTTATCCTGGAGAACACCTCTACTCTCCTCTTGTGGGTCCTCCACATGCACACAGAACTCTGACACGGGATCAGCTGCACTTATGAAATCATCCCCGCCAAATTCATGCTTCCTCGTGGGGTGGGGAGATGGTAAAAGGGGTACTGTGTATCCCACTGCACTGAGAGGACTCAATCAGGCTGGATTTGAGTTCTGGAATACATCATCCCCACTCCTCCCCTGACACAGGCTTTACATTGAGTCCTTTCTCAAGTAAGACGTTGCAATCTTCCGTGAACACCCAAGTTTGCATCATGGGTATGCTAGGTTCAATGAAGGCAAATTCACATTGGCATCCGGTGAAAAGTTTTAGCTGGCATAGGTGAGGCCACTGGTGGTGGTCCACCCTTGCCTGCAGCTCATTCTGGAAATTAAAACACTTCAGCGAGACCAGCTTTTCAACTGAAGCACGGTGTGCTGGGCATGCCAGTCCCACTACATGCACTGCCTCTGGGAGTTAGCGCGCTCCTGGCCCCCATCTGGAACCTTGTGGGTGTGAGGCCTCCAGCTCCCTTGTCCTGTCAGCCACCTCTGAATCCCCACCAGGTGCCTTCCTGGGTGGATTCGATAAGATGACCTGCCCTCTCCCAGCCCTCTCCTTCACCTGTCTCAGCATCAGTTGTTTTCTATGAAAACAGTGGATTGGTTGGGTTTTGTGCAGGGTCTTGGGTTAGAGCCACAATGGATTTGAGgatgagtattttcttttttcttttggttttgtatattttgtacatTAAGAATAAACACTGgaaagaaaagtatttaaaaaaaaaaaaaaaagaggagccacctcaatgagaagcccacgcaccacaactaagagtagtcctcactcgctgcaactagaaaaagaccacgcacaacaacaaagacccaacgcagccaaaaataaataaattaattaatttttttaaaaatggagagaagCAAGAGTGAAAATAGTTATTGTTCGGTGGGGGGGTAAAAAATTGTGGATTATTTCCTCTCTTTCCCAAACTTTCTGCAATACTCTTTTGCCcttacaacaaaaataatataagaaataaggaaacaaatcGATGTTTAAAAGAGCCCAAGccatctgcccttttttttttttttttgcggtacgtgggcctcacactgttgtggcgtctcccgttgcggagcacaggctccggacacgcaggctcagcggtcatggctcatgggcccagccgctccgcggcatgtgggatcttcccggacctgggcgcgaacccgtgtcccgtgcatcggcaggcggactctcaaccactgcgccaccagggaagcccccatctgccCTTTGAGAGGTCCTGGAAGCAATGACAGACTAGAAGCAATAAGCATACCAAAAGCCTACATCTTGGCTTCTAACTAAAATTTTCCAAGAAAAGGAATCATGGCTCCTTAGAGAAAAGACTGATTCCAGGGTTGGACAGAGAAAGAACAAGTGAGCCCGAAATATCTTGCACCAGAAAGTAAGATGGTGTTCAGTGAATGATGAAGACATATCAAAAGGACACTGAAGCCACCTGAAGGGGTTCCCACTGGACAAGTCTGGGAAATGGAACATCAAAGTAAATAATGATACTAATGGATTATAGCTCATTGAATACAACAAAAACCCATGAGGAGTCCATACTATTAGATcttaaaaaatcaggaaaagatGGACTTGTAAATAAATTCAACAGTCATATGGAATCACCATTACCAAGATAAATTCCAGATATATCCaagatctaaaattttaaaattgaaccTGAGGGTGATGTCAGCAAAATGAAAGAATAGGCAGCTCCAAGCTCCTGTCCCCACAGAAACATTGAAGAACAAGCAGAAACCATTAGAACCAAGTTAGAACTCTGGAAAGTAGTCAAAGGTTTACAGCTATCAAGCAAATGATGAATCAagaaaaatacaacttaaaaaCAGCAGGGAAAACAAACCAATTCAAAACTGGGCAAAGGATgtgaacagatatttctccaaagaagaaatatgaggagacaataagcacatgaaaaagatgctcaacatcactagtcccaatgagataccactttatacacatcagaatagctattatttaaaaaaacaaaaataataagtgttgacagggatgtggagaaattagaacaccagaatattgctggtggaaatgtaaaacagTACAGCTGCTGTAGAAAAGGATTTGGTGGTTGaggcattactcacaatagccaagaggtggaaataatccagatgtccatcaacagatgaatgtctgaacaaaatgtggtgtatacgtACAACGGAATATTAAttagccgtaaaaaggaatgagggcttccctggtggcacagtggttgagagtccgcctgccaatgcaggggacacggggtcgtgccccggtccgggagaagccacaacagtgagaggcccgcgtaccacaaaaaaaaaaaaaagaaagaaaggaatgaagttttGATACATTAAGGGACTGGGAGAAGAGAGGAATGTAGAATTACTGCATAACGGGCACAGAGTTTCTGTTAGGGACCATGAAGAAGTCTTGGAAATGGACAGTGGTAATGGTTACACACCACTGTGAATATTATTAATGctgctgaattgtacacttaaaattggttaagatggcaaattttatgttatatatgtaggtattttaccacaataaaaaaaaccttaaaaaaggCAAACTTTTTAATTACTAAAGAAAACATGGTAAAGTTCCCTTATAACCTGGAAGAGAAGACAACTTTCCTATAACTCAAATCCAGAAGCAATAAGGGAAAAGACTGATACATTTAACTAtgtaagaataaaaattttttttttaatttctacaaaGTAAAAACACAGatgacaaacaaaaacaaacaaataaagggAACTGGCATTACAACTAAAAggttaatatataaagaactgatacagagaagaaaaaggccaACAATCAAAAGGCAACAAACATGAACAGAGGCGTCTcagaaagagagaagcaaatggccctaaaatatgtgaaaagatgTCAGTCTCACTTATAATGAAATAAATGCAATTGAAACTATATCATGATACCATTTCTCACCGATCAGACTGGCAAAAACTTACAAGTCTTGCAATACATTTTGTTGCTGAGAGTGTGGGGAAACAGCCTCAACCAtttttggtgggaatgcaaaatggcacataTCCGGGTAAGGGAATGTGGCATTACCTAGTCACCTATGCATATGACAAAGaatctctccttgaccaaactgtAGTTAGGCTCCTCTGAGGCACCTTCTCAAGGAGGCATGACCTTGGGCTTCCATTTCTGTTCCTGTAGAGCccaattttagcaagaatcctgttaagcAGCTTTACCCAGAATCCCTCCACCCTTGATACCTGATCAAATTCCTCACTCTGCACTCCCCCCACAACCCCGCCACGATACTGAtcaccctggcctgccttcagcaagaatcttgtagttcagtttagcaagaatcccaCCTTACCTTTGAGGTATCTctcagtaattttccatccactgacccatACCTTGCTCTTTGACTATAAATCCCCAGttgtccatcttttaaaaaaattattttatttatttatttattttttggctgcattgggtcttcattgctgcgcgtgggctttctctagttgcggcgagcagggcctactcttcgttgcggtgcacgggcttctcattgtggtggtttctcttcttgtggagcacaggctctaggcccacaggcttcagtagttgtggcacgtgggcttcagtagttgtggattgcaggctctagaacgcaggctcagtagttgtggcacacgggcttagctgctctgtggcatgtgggatct is drawn from Mesoplodon densirostris isolate mMesDen1 chromosome 14, mMesDen1 primary haplotype, whole genome shotgun sequence and contains these coding sequences:
- the LOC132501750 gene encoding serine/threonine-protein phosphatase 1 regulatory subunit 10-like; translation: MGSGPIDPKELLKGLDSFLNRDGEVKSVDGISKIFSLMKEARKMVSRCTYLNILLQTRSPEILVKFIDGGGYKLLNNWLTYSKTTNNIPLLQQILLTLQHLPLTVDHLKQNNTAKLVKQLSKSSENEELRKLASVLVSDWMAVIRSQSSTQPAEKAKKKRKEEGKSRTTPPERPLTEVKAETWAEEAPEKKREKPKSLRTTAPSHAKFRSTGLELETPSLGPVKKNASAVVVSDKYNLKPIPLKRQSSTAAAGVAVPRAEEKYKPLNTTPSATKELKVKIIPPQPVEGLGFLYALNSAPVPGIKIKKKKEVLSATAAKPSPFEGKTSTEPSTAKPSSPEPAPPSEAMDTERPRTPVPPVEVPELMDTASLEPGALDAKPVESPGYPSQLTRKGRKRKAVTWPEKGKRSEHFYFELDATERVNVNKIKDFGEAAKREILSDRREFETARRLSHDNMEEKVPWVCPRPLVLPLPLVTPGSNSQERYIQAEREKGILQELFLSKESPHEPDPEPYEPIPPKLIPLDEECSMDETPYVETLEPGGTGGSPVGAGGSKLPPVLANLMRSMGAGKSPQGPGGGGINVQEILTFIMGSPNSHPSEELLKQPDYSDKIKQMPVPHGLLGPGPIANGFPPGGPGGPKGMQHFPPGPGGPMPGPHGGPGGPGGPVGPHLLGPPPPPWGGDPFWDGPGDPMWGGPMHGGQGPVPYHRGRGCQGGSGPPPPPFRGARGGRSAGGPPNGRGGPGGGMVGGGGHRPHEGPGGGMSSGSGHRPHEGPGSGMGGGHRPHEGPGGGGMGGGSGHRPHEGPGGGMGAGGGYWPHEGPGHGGPHGHWPHGGPGHRGHDHRGPPPHEHCGHDGPGHGRGGHRGHDGGHSRGGDMSNRPVCRHFMKKGNCRYENNCAFYHPGVNGPPLP